In one window of Verrucomicrobiota bacterium DNA:
- a CDS encoding serine/threonine protein kinase produces MSSEKVTSGWRFPLVVALGANGSVAGALAWMLRPQAEFSRILAVARTGSSGETYAFDGHGKLISQSRFDDQLRRLGLIENREESTSALTLVLRDPGRRLAEGPSVNPTGGESLMASVAAAVAGGSGVQTAAFRDYRGVDVVGAWRWLESKGFGVATQIDAAEAFATQRMLRQWFALLLALLGLCTLGMLLIAQRNRIWKSRFNEASLKAKQLGQYDLIEKIGEGGMGVVYKARHALLRRETAVKLLLPDRANERALRRFEQEVRLTCRLTHPNTIQIFDYGHTPEGIFYYAMEYLKGLNLAELLRIAGPLPESRVIHILRQICDSLHEAHQAGLIHRDIKLENILVVQRAGLADSVKVLDFGLVMELRDPEESTAPTAARRLVGTPRYMAPETIENPDRADPRSDLYALGVVSYCLMTGQHVFEGTSVTTLVERHVKAPPRHPGHGGGTEFLSSARVGDDAMSRERPWTASAVGPRISGRH; encoded by the coding sequence ATGAGTAGCGAGAAAGTGACGAGCGGATGGCGTTTTCCTTTGGTGGTGGCGCTGGGGGCGAACGGATCGGTGGCGGGAGCGCTGGCCTGGATGCTGCGGCCGCAAGCGGAGTTCTCCCGCATTCTCGCGGTGGCCCGGACGGGGAGCAGCGGCGAGACCTATGCGTTCGACGGGCATGGCAAGTTGATCTCGCAAAGCCGGTTCGACGATCAATTGCGGCGTTTGGGTTTGATCGAGAATCGAGAGGAATCCACCTCGGCGCTCACGCTCGTCTTGCGCGATCCGGGTCGGCGCCTCGCGGAAGGGCCCAGTGTGAATCCGACGGGCGGGGAATCGCTCATGGCAAGCGTGGCGGCGGCGGTGGCAGGCGGTTCGGGGGTGCAAACCGCTGCGTTTCGGGATTATCGAGGCGTGGATGTCGTCGGGGCCTGGCGCTGGTTGGAATCCAAGGGATTTGGTGTGGCGACTCAGATTGACGCGGCCGAAGCTTTTGCCACGCAAAGAATGTTGAGGCAATGGTTCGCCTTGCTGCTGGCACTGCTCGGGCTCTGCACCTTGGGGATGTTGTTGATTGCGCAGAGAAACCGGATTTGGAAGTCGCGTTTTAACGAGGCGAGCCTGAAGGCGAAGCAGCTCGGTCAATACGACCTCATTGAAAAGATCGGCGAAGGGGGGATGGGGGTGGTCTACAAGGCCCGGCACGCGCTTTTACGCCGGGAAACCGCGGTCAAGCTTCTCCTGCCTGACCGGGCCAACGAACGAGCCCTGCGTCGCTTCGAGCAGGAAGTCCGGCTCACCTGCCGTTTGACCCATCCGAACACCATTCAGATTTTTGACTACGGCCATACCCCCGAGGGAATTTTCTATTACGCGATGGAGTATTTGAAGGGATTGAATCTGGCGGAACTTCTCCGGATCGCCGGGCCCCTTCCCGAGTCTCGCGTCATTCACATTCTGAGGCAGATCTGCGACTCCCTGCACGAGGCCCACCAGGCGGGATTAATCCACCGGGACATCAAACTCGAGAACATCCTGGTGGTGCAACGCGCGGGCCTGGCGGACTCCGTCAAGGTGCTTGATTTCGGACTGGTGATGGAGCTGCGAGATCCCGAGGAGTCCACGGCGCCGACGGCGGCGCGGCGCCTGGTGGGAACACCGCGTTACATGGCGCCCGAGACGATCGAGAATCCGGACCGGGCCGATCCCCGCAGTGATCTCTACGCTTTGGGGGTGGTCAGTTACTGCCTCATGACCGGCCAGCACGTTTTCGAAGGCACCTCGGTCACGACGCTCGTTGAGCGCCATGTGAAGGCCCCCCCCCGTCACCCCGGGCACGGTGGCGGGACGGAGTTTTTGTCCAGTGCTCGAGTCGGAGACGATGCGATGTCTCGCGAAAGACCCTGGACAGCGTCCGCAGTCGGCCCGCGAATTTCAGGCCGCCATTGA
- a CDS encoding gluconolactonase — protein MPPVLPLYGFLSLLARKLRPLLPALALALAAEPAGLRAADDYKLGPDSFPKDGVPRGRVEKFSWTSTNLFPGTVRDGWVYVPAQYKPSEPACLMVFQDGGGYVSTNGSYRVPTVFDNLIHEGSMPVTLGLFLNPGVVPAPSSNALPRYNRSFEYDSMGDRYARFLLEEVIPDLARKYALKTGPESRAIAGASSGAICAFTAAWERPDAFGRVFSTIGTYVGLRGGNEYPTLIRKTEPKPIRVFLQDGSADLNIYGGNWWVANQDMLSALEFAGYEVTHVWGDGGHNGKHGGAIFPDAMRWLWKNHDQPIAKGKGSKQPIMQILIPGEEWTQVSQGHGFTEGPIANGDGEVFFTDIPNSRIHKVSLDGRVSVFAENTGQANGLAFSADGYLYAAASGKMAILRYDPTGKEETVLEGVTSNDCVSRVNDGYFTDPNNKRVYHVDAEGAKRVVDEGIPFPNGVVTSPDQTLLYVADTRGQFVYSFQIREDGSLTHKQPYFHLHLPDASTGSGADGMKVDTEGRLYVTTSLGIQVCDQAGRVNGIIPKPQNKWLSNVAFGGRDFNELYVTCGDKVFKRKTKAKGVHSFRPPIKPPAPRL, from the coding sequence ATGCCACCAGTGCTCCCGCTTTACGGATTCCTTTCGCTGCTCGCCAGAAAACTGCGTCCGTTGCTCCCCGCGCTCGCGCTCGCGCTCGCCGCCGAACCCGCCGGACTCCGCGCCGCCGATGACTACAAGTTGGGACCGGACAGCTTCCCCAAGGACGGAGTGCCCCGTGGCCGCGTCGAAAAGTTTTCCTGGACCTCCACCAACCTCTTCCCCGGCACGGTTCGCGACGGCTGGGTGTACGTGCCCGCTCAATACAAGCCCTCCGAACCCGCCTGCCTTATGGTCTTCCAGGACGGCGGAGGTTACGTGAGCACGAACGGGTCCTACCGCGTGCCCACCGTATTCGACAATCTGATTCACGAGGGCTCCATGCCCGTCACCTTGGGGCTCTTCCTCAATCCAGGCGTGGTCCCCGCTCCGTCCTCCAATGCCCTGCCTCGCTACAATCGCAGCTTCGAATACGATTCGATGGGGGATCGCTACGCGCGGTTTCTTTTGGAGGAAGTCATCCCCGACCTGGCCCGGAAATACGCCCTTAAGACCGGGCCCGAAAGCCGCGCGATCGCCGGCGCGAGCTCCGGAGCCATCTGCGCCTTCACCGCCGCCTGGGAGCGGCCGGACGCGTTCGGACGCGTCTTCAGCACGATCGGGACCTACGTCGGTCTGCGTGGCGGCAATGAGTATCCGACCTTGATCCGAAAAACCGAGCCCAAGCCAATCCGCGTCTTTTTGCAGGACGGCTCGGCGGATCTCAACATTTACGGCGGCAATTGGTGGGTCGCCAACCAGGACATGCTCTCGGCCCTGGAGTTCGCGGGTTATGAAGTCACCCACGTCTGGGGTGACGGCGGACACAACGGCAAGCATGGCGGCGCCATCTTCCCCGACGCCATGCGCTGGCTCTGGAAGAATCACGATCAACCGATTGCCAAAGGGAAAGGCTCCAAACAACCCATCATGCAAATCCTCATTCCGGGCGAGGAATGGACCCAGGTCAGCCAGGGCCACGGATTCACCGAGGGACCCATCGCCAACGGAGACGGCGAGGTTTTTTTCACCGATATTCCGAACAGCCGGATTCATAAGGTCAGCCTCGACGGACGCGTCAGCGTCTTCGCGGAAAACACGGGACAGGCGAACGGACTCGCGTTCAGCGCCGACGGTTACCTCTACGCCGCAGCCTCCGGGAAAATGGCGATCCTCCGCTACGACCCAACGGGGAAGGAGGAAACGGTCCTGGAAGGCGTCACCAGCAATGATTGCGTTTCCCGGGTGAACGATGGTTACTTCACCGACCCCAACAACAAACGCGTGTATCACGTCGATGCCGAGGGAGCCAAACGCGTCGTTGATGAAGGCATCCCATTCCCCAACGGGGTGGTGACTTCACCCGACCAAACCCTGCTCTACGTCGCGGACACCCGCGGCCAATTCGTGTATTCCTTCCAAATCCGCGAGGACGGCTCCCTTACCCATAAGCAGCCCTATTTCCATTTGCATCTTCCCGACGCCTCCACGGGAAGCGGCGCGGACGGCATGAAAGTGGATACGGAAGGCCGGCTTTACGTCACGACCTCCTTGGGCATCCAAGTGTGTGACCAGGCCGGTCGCGTCAACGGCATCATTCCCAAGCCTCAGAACAAGTGGCTGTCCAACGTGGCCTTCGGCGGCCGGGACTTCAACGAGCTTTACGTCACCTGCGGGGATAAAGTCTTCAAACGAAAGACCAAGGCCAAGGGAGTTCACTCCTTCAGGCCGCCCATCAAGCCCCCCGCACCCCGGCTCTAG
- the fabG gene encoding 3-oxoacyl-[acyl-carrier-protein] reductase, producing MNASLANQVAVVTGAGRGIGRAIAMRLALAGADVVCLARSLDQVEAVAGEARALGRKAWAYALDVSDGAGVSSVCERVLADAGRVDILVNNAGVTRDGLLMRMSDADWDTVLQTNLRGAFLMTRAFSRAFLKQRSGRIINVTSVIGLIGNAGQANYAASKAGLIGFTQSVAREFASRGITVNAIAPGFIGTDMTKELGDELKAEVLKRIPLNRFGEPEDIAEAACYLASPGARYVTGQVLAVDGGMTM from the coding sequence ATGAATGCATCGTTGGCGAATCAGGTGGCGGTGGTGACCGGCGCGGGCCGGGGCATTGGTCGTGCCATCGCGATGCGCCTGGCACTGGCCGGCGCTGATGTCGTGTGCCTGGCGAGGTCGCTGGACCAGGTGGAAGCGGTGGCGGGGGAGGCGCGGGCGCTGGGAAGAAAGGCCTGGGCTTACGCTCTTGATGTTTCCGATGGAGCCGGCGTGTCGTCGGTCTGCGAGCGCGTTTTGGCGGACGCGGGCCGGGTGGACATTTTGGTGAACAACGCGGGTGTGACGCGCGACGGCTTGTTGATGCGCATGAGCGACGCGGATTGGGACACGGTATTGCAGACGAATTTGAGGGGCGCGTTTTTGATGACGCGCGCCTTCAGCCGGGCGTTTCTGAAGCAGCGGTCCGGGCGGATCATCAATGTGACTTCGGTGATTGGCTTGATTGGAAACGCGGGCCAGGCCAATTACGCGGCCAGCAAGGCGGGTTTGATCGGGTTCACGCAGTCGGTGGCCAGGGAGTTTGCGTCGCGCGGCATCACCGTGAATGCGATTGCCCCCGGGTTCATTGGCACTGACATGACGAAAGAGCTCGGGGACGAATTGAAAGCCGAGGTCTTGAAGCGGATCCCGCTGAATCGGTTCGGGGAACCCGAGGACATCGCCGAAGCGGCTTGTTATCTCGCGAGTCCCGGCGCGCGATACGTGACCGGCCAGGTGCTGGCGGTCGATGGCGGAATGACGATGTGA
- the acpP gene encoding acyl carrier protein: MASDKSIEQRVKNIIVEQLGVNADQVTPEAKFIEDLGADSLDTVELVMALEEEFGQEIPDEEAEKLQSVGDVIKHIEESLQK, translated from the coding sequence ATGGCATCCGACAAATCTATCGAGCAGCGCGTTAAAAACATCATCGTCGAGCAGCTTGGCGTCAACGCTGACCAAGTGACTCCCGAGGCGAAGTTCATCGAAGACCTGGGGGCGGATTCGCTCGACACGGTCGAGTTGGTCATGGCTTTGGAGGAAGAATTCGGCCAGGAGATTCCTGATGAGGAAGCCGAGAAGCTTCAAAGCGTGGGCGATGTGATCAAGCACATCGAGGAGTCCCTGCAAAAGTAA